The following coding sequences are from one Dromaius novaehollandiae isolate bDroNov1 chromosome 22, bDroNov1.hap1, whole genome shotgun sequence window:
- the LOC135330639 gene encoding olfactory receptor 6B1-like gives MKQENSTNFQEFILLGFPTIMELQMLLFVIFLVAYMLTILANILIIILIKMNCNLHKPMYFFLSNLSFLEAWYISVTVPRLLLNFLVESKNISFVGCMTQLYFFSSLICTECVLLAVMAYDRYVAICNPLRYLVIMNHRLCMQLAICSWLTGFLASMLKIFFISRLSFCGSNVINHFFCDISPLLNMSCADMTVAEIVDFILALLILLIPLSVTIISYIYIISTILHIPTIEGRKKAFSTCVSHLTVVTVFFSATLFMYARPKRIHPFDLNKLVSIVYSIATPMLNPFIYCLRNREVKGALKKIFSVTQTVFKVPQSITVLH, from the coding sequence atgaagcaggaaaacagcacAAATTTCCAGGAATTCATCCTCTTGGGATTCCCGACAATTATGGAGCTTCAGATGTTGCTCTTTGTGATATTCCTAGTGGCCTACATGCTGACAATCTTGGCAAATATACTCATCATTATCCTGATAAAGATGAACTGTAACCTTCACAAGCccatgtatttctttctcagcAACCTCTCCTTCTTGGAGGCTTGGTACATCTCAGTCACTGTCCCCAGGCTGCTCCTGAATTTTCTGGTTGAAAGCAAGAACATATCTTTTGTAGGCTGCATGACTCAGCTTTACTTCTTCAGCTCCCTTATTTGCACTGAGTGTGTCCTTCTtgcagtcatggcctatgatcgttATGTGGCCATCTGCAACCCCCTGCGCTATCTGGTTATCATGAACCACCGACTCTGCATGCAACTAGCTATATGCTCCTGGCTCACTGGCTTCCTGGCCTccatgctgaaaatatttttcatctctcGGCTGTCTTTCTGTGGTTCTAATGTCATcaaccacttcttctgtgacatcagCCCCTTGCTGAATATGTCATGTGCTGACATGACAGTGGCTGAAATAGTAGATTTCATTCTGGCCTTGCTTATCTTGCTGATTCCGCTCTCTGTCACTATCATCTCCTATATATACATCATCAGCACCATCCTGCACATTCCCACAATCGAGGGCAGGAagaaagccttctccacctgtgttTCTCACCTCACTGTTGTCACTGTCTTCTTTTCAGCCACTTTGTTCATGTACGCACGGCCCAAGAGAATCCACCCTTTTGACTTAAACAAGCTGGTATCAATTGTGTACAGTATTGCAACTCCCATGCTCAATCCCTTCATTTATTGTCTGAGGAACCGGGAGGTTAAAGgagctttgaaaaaaattttcaGTGTTACACAGACTGTCTTCAAGGTCCCTCAGTCCATCACTGTTCTCCATTAA